One genomic segment of Brassica napus cultivar Da-Ae chromosome A3, Da-Ae, whole genome shotgun sequence includes these proteins:
- the LOC106439791 gene encoding alpha-1,6-mannosyl-glycoprotein 2-beta-N-acetylglucosaminyltransferase-like, translating to METPWKKQRLKDTALCRLGILFAVTVSLVLMLVSVPRTALNNPFSDIDFAPNRNVSLLSVARGNPISVRLHRRNSFPPRNLDLYPNLGKDRVVIVLYVHNRPQYLRVTVESLSKVQGISETLLIVSHDGYFEEMNKIVESIKFCQVKQIFSPYSPHIFRGSFPGTTAKDCKSKGDEGCEGDPDQYGNHRSPKIVSLKHHWWWMMNTVWDGLEESRDHDGHVLFIEEDHFLFPNAYRNIQTLARVKRVKCPDCFAANLAPSDVKSKGEGFDSLVAERMGNVGYSFNRSVWEKIRHKAREFCFFDDYNWDITMWATVFPSFGSPVYTLRGPRTSAVHFGKCGLHQGRGGEGDCMDNGVVNIEVKETDKVVNVKEEWGVRVFEHQPGYKAGFKGWGGWGDERDRRLCLDFATMYRFTSRDASP from the coding sequence ATGGAGACTCCTTGGAAGAAGCAGAGATTGAAAGATACGGCCTTATGTCGTTTAGGGATTCTCTTTGCAGTCACAGTCTCCTTAGTTCTCATGTTGGTCTCTGTACCCAGAACAGCTTTAAACAACCCCTTCTCCGACATTGATTTTGCACCCAACCGTAACGTGTCACTGCTGAGTGTCGCCAGAGGTAATCCAATCTCGGTTAGGCTGCATAGGAGGAACAGTTTCCCGCCGAGAAATCTGGATCTGTACCCGAATCTAGGGAAAGACCGTGTGGTTATCGTCTTGTACGTGCACAATCGTCCTCAGTATCTTCGAGTAACGGTTGAAAGCTTATCCAAAGTCCAAGGGATAAGCGAGACGTTGCTTATCGTTAGCCACGACGGTTACTTCGAAGAGATGAACAAGATTGTGGAGAGTATTAAGTTTTGTCAGGTGAAGCAGATCTTCTCGCCTTACTCTCCTCATATATTTAGAGGTAGTTTCCCTGGGACGACGGCGAAGGACTGCAAAAGCAAAGGTGATGAGGGTTGCGAAGGCGATCCGGATCAGTATGGGAACCACCGGTCTCCAAAGATTGTGTCTTTGAAGCATCACTGGTGGTGGATGATGAACACCGTGTGGGATGGATTGGAGGAGAGTAGAGATCACGACGGTCACGTCCTTTTCATTGAAGAAGATCATTTTCTTTTCCCTAATGCTTACCGGAATATTCAGACTCTCGCGAGGGTGAAACGGGTGAAATGTCCTGACTGTTTTGCTGCTAACTTGGCGCCGTCTGATGTGAAGTCGAAGGGGGAAGGGTTTGATAGTTTGGTGGCGGAGAGGATGGGGAACGTTGGGTACTCTTTTAACAGAAGTGTGTGGGAGAAGATACGCCACAAGGCGAGagagttttgtttctttgatgATTATAATTGGGATATAACTATGTGGGCGACGGTTTTCCCTTCGTTCGGTTCGCCTGTTTACACATTGAGAGGGCCTAGGACGAGTGCGGTTCACTTTGGGAAATGCGGGTTGCATCAAGGTAGAGGAGGGGAAGGTGATTGTATGGATAATGGGGTCGTGAACATTGAGGTTAAGGAAACGGATAAAGTTGTGAACGTAAAGGAGGAATGGGGAGTTCGGGTGTTTGAACATCAGCCTGGTTATAAAGCTGGTTTCAAAGGTTGGGGAGGTTGGGGAGACGAAAGGGATCGGCGTTTGTGTTTGGATTTTGCTACTATGTATCGTTTTACAAGCAGAGATGCATCTCCTTGA